The following proteins are encoded in a genomic region of Catellatospora sp. TT07R-123:
- a CDS encoding molybdenum cofactor biosynthesis protein MoaE — protein sequence MTGRIAISTVTTAPLDVTAHEAAVADPRAGAVVSFAGVVRDHDHARPVTSLTYEAHPTAEAVLREVAEELAADPDVYAIAVSHRYGPLAVGDVALAAAVATAHRAAAFTACARLVDLVKQRLPMWKHQLFADGTDEWVNCP from the coding sequence GTGACCGGACGCATCGCCATCAGCACGGTCACGACCGCGCCGCTCGACGTCACCGCGCACGAGGCGGCCGTCGCCGACCCGCGCGCCGGGGCCGTGGTCAGCTTCGCCGGGGTGGTGCGCGACCACGACCACGCCCGGCCGGTGACCTCGCTGACCTACGAGGCGCACCCGACCGCCGAAGCGGTGCTGCGCGAGGTCGCCGAGGAACTGGCGGCCGACCCGGACGTCTACGCGATCGCGGTGTCCCACCGGTACGGCCCGCTGGCCGTCGGCGACGTCGCCCTGGCGGCGGCGGTCGCCACGGCGCACCGGGCGGCCGCCTTCACCGCCTGCGCCCGCCTGGTGGACCTGGTCAAGCAGCGCCTGCCGATGTGGAAGCACCAGCTCTTCGCCGACGGCACCGACGAATGGGTCAACTGCCCGTAG
- a CDS encoding molybdopterin molybdotransferase MoeA yields MTASTPRDWAAARRDVHGAGWKAQRPAVTVPLLDADGLTLAASLAPGTDLPAFPTSSIDGFALRGRGPWRVGGRVLAGGVPEPLTGDGAAVEIATGAMVPDGTEAILRVEHATRSGDLVDGTPKSEREWRLPGEEARAGEVLLPAGTPVTPGVIGLAASCGHDTLPVRPAPRAAVLVFGDELLTEGLPGDGRVRDALGPSIPAYLRRLGAHCGPAAGPIKDTLAAHVEALRAALDDGADLICTTGGTMHGPVDHLHPALAELGAQYVVNTVAVRPGFPMLVAALRHGDRTRFVAGLPGNPQSAVVALVSLVMPLLAGLTGRPEPALPQATLGEAVPGRGDYTHLALVRLDPVDGLARPVPHVGSAMLRGLAGAQGFAVIPPGTSGRPGDAVDLVAIP; encoded by the coding sequence ATGACCGCATCGACGCCTCGCGACTGGGCCGCCGCCCGCCGCGACGTACACGGCGCAGGCTGGAAGGCCCAGCGCCCGGCCGTCACCGTGCCGCTGCTCGACGCCGACGGGCTGACCCTGGCCGCGTCCCTGGCGCCCGGCACCGACCTGCCCGCCTTCCCCACGTCCAGCATCGACGGCTTCGCGCTGCGCGGCCGCGGCCCGTGGCGGGTCGGCGGCCGGGTGCTGGCCGGCGGCGTGCCCGAGCCGCTCACCGGCGACGGCGCCGCCGTCGAGATCGCGACCGGGGCGATGGTGCCCGACGGGACCGAGGCGATCCTGCGCGTCGAGCACGCCACCCGCAGCGGCGACCTCGTCGACGGCACCCCCAAGAGCGAGCGCGAATGGCGCCTGCCCGGCGAGGAGGCCCGCGCGGGCGAGGTGCTGCTGCCCGCCGGGACGCCGGTCACCCCGGGCGTCATCGGCCTGGCCGCGTCGTGCGGCCACGACACCCTGCCGGTACGGCCCGCGCCGCGCGCCGCCGTGCTGGTCTTCGGCGACGAGCTGCTCACCGAGGGCCTGCCCGGTGACGGGCGGGTCCGCGACGCGCTCGGGCCGTCGATCCCGGCGTACCTGCGGCGGCTCGGCGCCCACTGCGGCCCCGCCGCCGGCCCGATCAAGGACACGCTGGCCGCCCACGTCGAGGCGCTGCGGGCGGCCTTGGACGACGGCGCCGACCTGATCTGCACCACCGGCGGCACCATGCACGGGCCCGTCGACCACCTGCACCCCGCCCTGGCCGAGCTCGGCGCGCAGTACGTCGTGAACACCGTCGCGGTGCGGCCCGGGTTCCCGATGCTGGTCGCGGCGCTGCGGCACGGGGACCGTACGCGGTTCGTGGCCGGACTGCCCGGCAACCCGCAGTCGGCCGTGGTCGCACTGGTGTCCCTGGTCATGCCGCTGCTCGCGGGCCTGACCGGCCGTCCCGAACCGGCGCTGCCGCAGGCGACCCTCGGCGAGGCCGTGCCCGGCCGGGGCGACTACACCCACCTTGCGCTGGTGCGCCTCGACCCGGTGGACGGGCTGGCCCGGCCGGTCCCGCACGTCGGCTCGGCGATGCTGCGCGGGCTGGCCGGGGCGCAGGGGTTCGCCGTGATCCCGCCCGGCACCAGCGGCCGCCCCGGCGACGCCGTCGACCTGGTGGCCATCCCGTGA